In the Primulina tabacum isolate GXHZ01 chromosome 7, ASM2559414v2, whole genome shotgun sequence genome, atgtaaTATATACATCGGTAATTCATTATCTATATTAGTGAACTGACGCACGCTTGTacgatatttttttataattcattttgtttatatttaaatgaggatcaaaatgtaattataagaaatagagAGTagctacactgtaattttgatatatgaattgaaaatataaatagaaaaagaaatgaataaaaaaatccaAGTAAGAATTGAACTTACAATTTCATGCCTAAGAAACAAAGACTTTATCCGATGTACTACATGTTACTTGCATTAAATTTTTAacactttattaatatatataactaGTAAAACAGACTACGATATCAAAAGTTAGTTActataaaaatctcaaaatcaataatataatatagattaTTTGTCAATATCTCCCGGCAACGATGGCAAACAAGGTTAAGATCATAacatttattgatatttattgttttatttttaattgatatgTATTGTAATATTATATTCATACAGCCCAAGGCTCTCTAAGCCCCCTTCCTCCTTCAATCGTTTCTCATCCGATGCGGGCCCATCCGAGATATAGTATCTCTTGAACATGCAGAAAGTTTATCACCTTTGGACGATAGGGGAATAATTATTGAGCACCGTTTAATTCGTGATATGAGACAAATAGTGCCgatataagtaatattttttaataataaaatatataaaaatgatatttaatataatgtttgatttgattgattaatttgattaaatttgagataatgtGATATTACTATTTtgtagttttgaaaatattgataaaatatttataatattatttattacatgtaatattgtaatttcaattcaatgatttgattgatatggGATAAATGATTTGATTGGTGTAAGATAAATGATTGGtacatgaataaataatatggtgCACCAAACATAAGATTAGATTGGATAAAAATGTGGATAGATAATATAGCGAACCAAACGGTAACTTAGTGTAATTTTTTATGTGGAATTGCGTATTTTCCTTTCAAAAGCATAGATCCACGACATTGACTCGTTGGATGTGATAAGCTACGTCTAAAATGTGGATGTGATCTCAACGATAATCATATTTGTGCCCATATGAATATCCAAAAGATCAAATCTCATATGTATAAACTATTTcgaattatatttatttttgttttcataaaacaaaggtgcttttttaaaaaaataatattaaatattgcAAGCTTCTActatataataaatcacaaaACTTATATAAGATCGTTTCGCGTAATAATTTTATGAGATCATTTcaattcataaaaatatatagtttttaagtcaataatattattgtttaaCGGATAATAGATCTGAGTTGACTAGCAATATTGTAATAAATATTCACTACATTATTCACGAATTACCTCTTATCCAAAATCTTGGCCCCGCCACATGCATTAGCTTTACCTTCTCCTTCTCCCCAGAAGATGCTTATTCTAGTCATTTCTGtccattttttaaaatcatatttctgtCCATTTCTTGATTATACATTTTATCAATTTTTCAGCCTTTGATTACCAATTTAAttaactttaaaaaataaaaagaaaaaaaaaagtccaTTCATGCACACGTATTCCATTCTATCGTCTCTGTTTTTTTCTTTggctttttaatttttaaaaatatttgtgacatatcttaaaattttaaataataacaataatttcCATTATCCTAATCCTAATTTTAGAAATggtataattattattattatttattactcATATTAAGAGTGTGGTTAATAGATTtggttttttttccttttttatatattattttgtcaAATATCTCAATTACGATGCGTTTGATTGGGATAAGGtgagtttatgaatttttaactCACCTAATCCTATGTTTGGTAGGATTTTTATTTAGCCAAGTCAATctctcctatgaatgattaggttatattaacTGAGATAAAATAATCACTACGCACCCCTTAGAATTATTTATCCTACTCTTAGTGGGGTGTATTCAATTTAGAGATTTAATGACTTTCAATGACTTTTTATAAATGATAGATTTCCATGgatttggtaaatttttatTAACTTTTGTAGAATCTCACAGATTTGTAAACAGAATTTCATGGACTTTTGTAgattttttgcaagattttgatAGATATTTGTAGACTTTTGTagattttttgtaaaaaaaattacaattcaatttgacaaaatcaaaatttcaatatatattatttctttgaACTAGTACTTATTTAACATAAATAACATCTTCACtttgaaataaatttacttatttaaaaagtaaatatatttaatatatgaaaaaaatcacaattcaatttaacaaataaatatattatttcaaCTGCTATTCAAAATAATTGTACTGCTTTCTCAATTATAACTAATTTTGCCGAAAGCTATTCTTTTCCTTATGAAATTTGTATTTAAAACTAACAAAACATTAGTTGAACACCCCTATATTAGATGTAtgtaagtattttatgaaaagaaCTGTAACATATGAATTGCCATAACAGATACCAACGACCAGAAAGCTTCTCAGGTGTTCTTTCAAATGGCGCCATCTTTTTTTCTCTCAGAATCGTGGAAAATCCATCAACTCACCATGATTTGAATATATAgaaatcataatatatttttttatcaaatcaaTAACGATTCAAGAAAAGATTCATACctttgaaatttggagaaacCCTCGATTTGTCTTTAGATAGGAGAAAACACCGTCTTTTGAGTGAGAAAGAGAGATATATTGGTGAGAATGAGAAAATGCCGTCTTTTTATTCTATTAAAACTTTACCAAAATCTCTAGGGTGAGTAGAAGACAATTTTTGAGTTTTTATAGTTGTACCTAGAGTTTTAAGGTTTGTACATAGAGAATTATATTAGAATCATTGTAAATCTATGGAAATATTGGATACctatatatttttatagatttttaaaaattcaagttTGAATACCACTATACTTTTCACGACTCTAAAAAAATCTAATTTGGATACCACaaaacttttatagagtttatAAAAGCCTATGTTCAATACttctagacttttaaactctacaaaagtcaataaaagtaattaaatttccaaGGTTGAATACACCCCCCTTAAttcatcatatttttccaattttactcttatcctaaatccaaactcaccaccacttccctCCACCGACCGCTCACCAACCGCCGACGAACCACCCTGCCGCCGGCCGACCACCCCCTCTTTTTGCCGGCCGAACACCACCGTCGCAAACGTGGAATGGCAATTTTGTCGattcatcaaaagattattaattatctcattcttaacaatcatacaaacataatattattttatcattatctacttcaatcatttttttttataatttctctcttaatcatttcataattttatcatTCAATCAAACGTAGCCTTACAGTATGActctttattaatttttaaaactatAATATTATCATTGtttgaatataaattaaattaatttttaaaaattctaaaagcaTGTAATGTGTGGTGGGATACACTAGTTATAAGAATAAGTTTTTCgtgaaatgattttattattttttttgtcagATGTGTTCATTCtaatcatatttacaataaaaaataatattataatataaaaaataaaattttttgacaacataaataaaatataaatatcataaaattgatcGAGTTTTGTGCGTCACAAAGCAGGAACCTTTATTCAATGTCGAACTTAAATTATTGAGTGTCGAGAGTTGTAGCATGTTGTATCAATAATTTGATTGCTTCACTTTTATGAAAACCACGTCACATCACAGTGTAAAAATTTGACAAAGTCGTCTCGTATATTTATCTTCATCGTCACCCACTTgtgatttataaatttttttattaaaaaatttacaaaaaagaaaaactttaCACATCGTCATCAATCAATTAATTCTCTAATTTGTGACGGAATGAACTTGAAATCCAAACACTTTTAAAAATCCTAATTTGTGACAGAATGAACTTGAAATCCaaatacttttaaaaaattaaataaaatttaaattaaaacatTGTTTCCGCTCTTtacaaattatttttgaaatttgattaatgtaattattgtttttttaacgTATTAAAAATAGAGTAATGTATTTTATTCAACATATTGCTTTGACTATGAGAATATTCTATTTGATATTTTGATCACGTTAGTGATAGGGAGAAAATTGATGTACTTACATCATCGCTATCAGAAATAAGGCTCTGtttgatttttataacatatatgaatcaaatttgacaaaccaaattaattttatatatcgGGCTTGATATATTTCTTCGTttctataaataaaataaaataaaatattgaatatcTAGTTGCAATTCAACTGACTGAAAATAGATTATGATAGTGTTCAAAAGACTTTATTTTAGTAAAATCCGTGTAGAAGCTGAGAAATAGTTAAAATAAGTTATTGCAAATACTTAGGCTCCGTTTGGTACGTGTGATAAGATAAGTAAATGATTAGTAATTAGAGTGcttaaaaaatgagatatatggattaatagtatggtgggataaataacatgatgtttggtattattttaaaatgatagattaattttgtaaattttattgcaatgaccaaaatgccccaagtattaattaaatatatagtattaaaataattggatagataattaaatatttataattataatttaaatatatttatttctaaatatacatttactttaataattaaaatagcaataatattttgaatgttaatgttaaataaagtttagtaataattacaatattatagtttttaaaataattataaatattcttaaaataatttaatagataattaaatatttataattataatttatatttattaaaattaatttaaatatatttattaaaattatatttgaaaatattacggtgctcattaaacaaaataaattagaatttaataaatatttattttcataaaagaattaattaacaagattagaaatttataaaaattaaatttaagatagATTTGaattacaatttattttctttaaaatgattgaaaataataaaaatataagaaattaatttataaaaaattataataaaaatttaaatattatattaattattaaattttcactaattttaattttcatattatattGAAGAAGACAATTCAATGGTATTATGGTCAATATACAATTTTATCATTATTACTATTCAAGAATTATACATTATCACACCTTTGATTAGGGATATTTAATCACACAAATATCATAAATAGTGAGGGTTTTCAATCATAATCAAGGGTCTTCatgctaaattaaaaatgaaccaAATATGAGATAATGAATGATTACTTAATAATCATTCCTTTATCATGGCTATCAAACATAGCCATCAAGGTATTTTCATCGATATTTGTCAGTCCAACTGAAAAATAATTCTATCATCCTTAAAATTGATAATGTTAGTAAATAAATAGTCCAATCCTCCTTAAATAAAAGTTTGTGTCGTATGTTCGGGGACAAATGGGGAGAAATCGAAATGTTTATGCAATGAATTTGACATAACTCGAGTATGTATATTAGTATGGGCTAAACGATATTTTAAAAGGTTGAATATCTATATGGAAAAGAAAATATATCCAatgtttttttatatcaaatataatttttttggcggttatataaaatataattaaaataatataaaatgtgGAGTATTTCGCGGGGGAAATATGGTCATGGGAAAATTTGGACAAAAAGCGTAGACCAGGTATTGAGGTCGCCTTGTCTTACAAGAATTGGTTAAATACCCCAATTAATGCCTGATATTTTACGTGTGGAGTCGAAAATCAAATAGAATAAAATCTATAATTGTTATAGTCAAATATTagttaatattaaatttgttaaaagtaaaaatttatggcaaaaaataaaaatctcaaactcacaaaatatattaaactacacacttttataaatttttctccACTCGATtgtgtttttcttcacaaattaagatatatatttataaaatttctttgaaaataatccaaatataaatatatcattatatacatcatcacacaccaattttcaatatttacaactcttattttcaaccctcaatcttttattttcaacactccccttgtgatgatgatcatgatacattgattgtcttcattacgtgtttttatattgtctcgttaaaaaccttactagaaAAACACATTGAGATAAAAACCTTAGTAAGgtaaaaagagtgcagtcaggTAAACTCTCCCTCATGTTAACACAAacgattcttcacaaatttcgtagatttcGCATCCCATTATTATATAtgttttctgaatattgtcgtaagAAGTGattttgtgaagagatctgatgagttttcacttgactGAATGTGACGAATATCAATATctctattcttctcaagctcttgggtgaatgcgaagaactcaggggaatatgtttagttctgtcgctttttatgtatcattATTTCATTTGAGTAACACATGCAATATTATTTTCATATAGTGTCACATGCTTCTTGTCGAATGATAATTCGCATAAGATTTGAATATGTTtggtcattgattttagccGCACACATTCACAgattgcttcatgtagtgcaataatctcggcgtgatttgatgaagttgttacgaatgtttgtttctgtgaacgtcAAGAagttgcagtgcctccacgagtaaatacatatctgagtgggaacgtgccttgtgtggatcagataaatacacagcatcagcataaccaatcaTTCTTTGATTgttatcttttgaatacaaaagtctcaaGTCTGTTGTTCATCTTAGATAacgaaatatatgtttaattccgtttcagtgtctctttgttggatatgagctaaatctcgtcaataaatttacagcaaaagatatatcatgtTTTGTACAATTTGCAAGATACGTAAGGGCACCAATAACACTTAGATATGATACTTATGTACCAAAAATAACTTCTTCATCTTCACGTAGACGTAATGGATCAGTttatatgtttaatgatctaacaaccattgtagtacttaaatgatttgatttatccatattaaaacgtttaaggactttttctgtataatttgattattgaacaaatattccacattttttttgttcagtttgcaaacccagacaatactttgtTTTTCCAAGGTCCTTTATTTCAAATCCTTCCTTCAAGTACAAtgcaacttcttgaattttcttattcgttccaatgatgtttaaatcattaacatatacaataataattacgcatccggatgttattttcttaatgaaaacacaaatGCATATCGAATTTTTTACATATGCATTTTTCATTAAGTGTTCACATAActgattataccacattcgaccagatttttttaacccatataatgatatTTGCAATCACATAATAACATTATCTGGGTTTTGAATTTTGTGCTTTAGACATCTTAAAATCATTCGagaattttcatatatatatatataccatcgaGTGATCTGTATAAGTAAGCTGTGACAACATatataagacgcatttctaaattttcagataccgccaaactaatcaaataccgaaacgtaattgcaacCATAACAGAAGAATACGTTTTTTCATAATCAATTCTACGCCTTTGAGAAATACTTGTACAATAAGTCGGgctttatatcttattatttcatttttttcatttcacttccaaataaaaactcatttgtacCCAACAAGTTTTTACACCTTCAGATGTAaagactataggtccaaaaacgtcacatttatttagcgaattcaattcaacctggatgacgTCTTTCAATTTATCCGGTCTTGTTGATTTTGACATTCACCAAAATATTTTGGTTCTTgatcttcattgtcatttatgatgtcaaatacaacattgtaagaaaatatctcatcaatttcttttataaaaaaatccatTCATATCCGTCTATAAGGGTGAATCCTTTGGTTATATCTTTAGGAAACCTTTTCGTTTTCCATTGCTGTTTAGCTCCCACGTTTTGATCAAAATATAGAAACTCAAAAAATGATTTAATGGTgctttttatgtaaaaacttGTAGTATAATACTGATTAACAAGGTGAAAATAGTGATTGTGagtaattatataatataaaatacattaaaaaatagttaaaaacatttaatatattttttaaaaaaattagtcaaTGGAATAAAATATCCCTAAGCAATTGGAACTATATATTTCGAAAGTCAATTCTCTTtcttaagtattttaaaatgagttttaaataattattgccTAATGTCAGGTATTTGGTATATGATGAGATAGATGCTGATCTATTGATACGAAAATACATCGTTTattggataatttttttttatatttattaggGAAGTAAagttaaatttaataaatattagaAAAATGAATGTAAAAGTgataagaaaagaaagaagagagGAAAATGGAAGTgttgataaaataaaaataataatattagacatatcatatatgtaaataataaaataattatgtgGAGCTTTGGACTAATGAATGAGTGCCACGTTTACCGAAGTCAGGGCAAGTTGAATGCCTTATCTCCATCCCAGGTACTATAAATCCCACCATTTGCTTTCATCCGCCTCAATCTGTTACCCAAGTGATCATCACTTGATTATCCaccaaaattttaattcaatttcaccATGACCTGCGGAAAATATGAAGCCGCCGAGTTGATACCCGGTTTGCCTGAAGAGCTTGCGCTTGAATGTCTGTCTCGGTTGCACTTCTCAGCTCACCGAGTCTCCTCCCAAGTTTGCAAGCTCTGGCGTGAGCTCATTCAGAGCAAGGATTTCTATTACCACAGGAAGAAATATGGGTTTACGCACAAGGTGGCATGTTTGGTTCAAGCGCTTCCCGCTGAATCCGGGTCAAAACCGGCTAATCAACCCAGGTACGCTGTTTCCCTGTTCGACACGTTGAGTCGGAGCTGGGACAGACTCGAGCAGGTCCCCAAGTACCCAGATGGGCTGCCGATGTTCTGTCAAATAACCAGCACCGAGGGTAAGGTTGTTGTGATGGGTGGACTGGACCCATCGAGTTGGGAGCCTGTGAAGGACGTGTTCATCTACGATTTCACGACCGGTGAGTGGAGTAAGTGCGCGGACATGCCGTCGGTTCGGTCTTTTTTCGCCGCGGCCGGCTTGGAGGGTAAGGTGATAGTTGCGGGAGGGCACGACGCGAGCAAAAACGCATCGAATTCAGCGTGGGTTTTCGATATAAAGCAGAACGAGTGGACTGAGTTGCCGGGGATGAATCAAAGGCGGGATGAGTGCGAAGGGATCGTGATCGGGTCGGAGTTCTGGGTCGTGAGCGGCTACGACACCGAGTCGCAAGGGAATTTCAAGAGTAGCGCTGAGATCTACGATGTCAGAAGCGGCGGCGATTGGGTGGTAGTGGAGGATGCGTGGCGTGTGCGCGAGTGCCCCAGGTCGTGTGTCGGCGATAACAAGAAGGAATTGTTCCGTTGGGGGGCGACTCAGCCGACTGTGCGCGTGGGTTCATGTGGAGTGGACCTCGGGAATTGGAGCCTACTCACCGGCTCTGCTTATCAGGGTGCCCCACATAACTTCTATCTAttggataataataataacaaaaacaataatatcatatcCGATGACAAATTTTATGGGTTTGTGCAATCTGGATGCGCCGTTGAAATATAACCAGTGAGTTTATATATTGAAAAAGATCCAAAATTTTAACATTTGGTATTATTGTAATTAGTAAGAGCCGACGTATATAATATGGTGTATTTGTGTACATAAATTATTATGCATGTACTGAAAATGGAAAGCCTCGTCCTTTCCTTTGCTTTTCTCGGTGCAACAATGACATGTTATGACTCTACCTGAGTGGACGGACATGTGCGTGGATTCTTATGAATTTGATTGATAGATATTAGGACGGCGAATTCCAATCTGATACCataggtattttttttaaaaaaaaaataatcaatgaGTTTCGATAGAATTATCCACGAATTTAAAGGGTTTTCTCATCTTCTCTACATAGACTAGTTTACGATAAATCTTTGGCCGGATAAAACTTTGAAGGAAACAAAAAGACAGATGTAGCTTCTATGAACCAAAACCATACCGTGGCACTAATAAGAAATGCTACAACAGCAAATCTCTTCATTCGAAATGGAGGAACAGAATAAATGGTTCCAAGGAAAAGACCAAGACAATATAGAGAAGTTATGAAAGGGCCAAAGTTCAATCCAACCATTAGAACACCAACAAACGCTAGGGACAGCACCAAGAACCACGCAGATTTTACTGAAAGATCTCCTGCGCGCAGCTATAGGTAAGAAAGGTTTGTTCACCATGCAGTTCAAGCCAACAATTTGCAAAAATCATAACACAAACAGGAGAGTCAATTGACAAAGCTTtacaaaaaagaaaattaaaaaagtAAAGCGTTCATGCTCCGTCTCTTGAATTTATTGAGGTGGGAACCCCTGCAGCTTCGTCTAGAACTGGGAGTTCAGTTGTCTAGGAAGACTCGCCCTAACCGTTATAGTGACACCACCCCCAAGTCTAGCTGTGTTGGAACATGCAAGGATGCTGTCACTGGTCTCACTGCTGGTCTTTATGCAGTAACTGGAAAAGTACATCATGTAAATCCATCATGGGGAGTAGAAGGTTCAATCACACCACGTACAACTTCTCTCGCCTTCTAGACTACCATTGGATTTTAACTTGAATTGAATATATTGCTACCAATAATAAACGTATATGATGGTCGAAAAACACCCACGCCGCGTATTCATCACATATTCTATCAAATATCCACTCACACTCAGGTGGAGCACGAGTATCTAACTGGCTTGCTCTGCAAACCCAGCTGCTCAAGATGCTACCAAAAGAGGGATGATCATTATCCCTTAGTTAAGATCTCTCAGAGCGTTTTTCGAATGataaaagaaattatttttcttcTACGTACTTCTATGACTAAGTTTGTGGTGGTATGAAAGAATTTCATTACAGAATTGACCGCCTAAGCCGAGCTCACTCCCTTCGTTTTCTGGGACCAAAGCAGTCTTTCCTCATCAAATCCTTCAATATCGGGATTCCAACCCAAATTATGCATTCAGTCACAGCAATAGATTTCTTGATTCATGGGAGAGAGAGGAGGATCAGGGTTTGGTTTAGAtgatcaaatttttatttttatttttcaaataagatattttagctatttttaaaattgatttaaaTTCTCTGAAATAGCTACAATAAATAGATAAACATCAATATGTATACAAATATTAAACAGcctaatattataatatataataatgacAATAAAAATTTGACGTCAAACACTATAAAATGTCATAATGAAATAGTTTATCagtttcaaaaagaaaaaaaggttCACCAATATAATCCTATCACACTTTAAAATGAGATAAATTTAATTTCTATGTTCATCCAACTCCAGTTCTCAGTAAATGTAGATTCACTCACATCCAATAACAATTGCTTAAGTTTTTCATTCTAATCCAAAACTTCATGAAATTAATCGATACTAATGAAGTTTTAACGGTTTGATTGACATATTTTTGGGCCAATAAAAAAGGATCAATATAAGTAATTGGAAAATCTCGAACATTCAATCAATTCCCCAAGCATACAAAAATGCTCGAGCTACAATATGCACACTATACATACATAAATAAATGAAATGATGgatcaattatatatataagaagAAAGGGTGGAGAGTGTGGTTGCAGAGGATGTTCTTGGTGAAGAAGATGACTGCTTTAGCACCACAGTTGGTAAGCTGCTGTTCTTTCTCCTTTCTTGCTCTTTGATTAGCTCTCCTGCCAACATCTCCATTTTCTCCAAATTCGTATGCTCCACCGATCTTTTCCCTTTGAATAACACGGATTCCACATTTCTCTGTCCCAATATTTGGTCCGCCATTAACTCCATGTTTCTTCtgtttttcttgttcttttctATATTAAATGCTGTCCCATTTCCCTGCAAAacgcccaaaaaaaaaaaccatcaaCCACGTATTCaggtatttaattattttctatcCATATGAGTCCGAGCTTTAATTCGAATTAAGTGCACGAAATTATTAAATGGGGGTAATAATTAAATACCTGGATACGAATATAGTTACTGCAACTTGTTGATTTTGACCGAGAAAATGCCATGGACACAGCTTGATCAACCTGCATGACAAAAATAAAAGGACGTAATTAGCCAACAACTTCGTTAGTTGAGCCCCATTGAATTgcaaatttcaattatttgaaGTAACGgtataattaaatatatgtaCCATGTCGGCAGCTCCATCTCCGGCAATTTTAACGTATGCCGCCATGTACGAAGGCGATGAACTTGTACACTCTGAACTACATTCGCCATTGCCCAATGACACCACCAACAAATCTTCCACTCCTTTACACATAGGGAATTCTTGCTTGTTATTCAGAACGTGTGTTATAGCCGCCGCCGTGGGGTTGCTCATCCCCACTCCACCACCCACCGCCGCCATCTTCGTTCTCCCGTCCGTTGACTTCACCTCCACCACATGACCAGCCACCGTGGCCTTACACACAGAAGACATACTGAAATTGCAGCCGTCCATCTCAAATGCGTCAGCACGTGAGAACAGGAACGGCGCCCCGGTTGTGAGATCGTAACACGGGATCAGAACCGCCTTCAGTGTATCCTTGAGAGACAGATCCCCGAACACTTTGTGGAAAAGAAACTTATCAGACTTCTCAGACCGGAAAAATCGCCGGTAAACTCCTCCCGGCGGGGATTTCCGTACATACTCGACCATGAATCTGAGGGATTCCTCAGATGTGAGCAAAGGAGAACCGTCTTTCCCGCgcgtaaaaagcagacttccgaGGACTCCTCCAGAGTCCGAGCCCGCGAC is a window encoding:
- the LOC142552101 gene encoding F-box/kelch-repeat protein At1g15670-like translates to MTCGKYEAAELIPGLPEELALECLSRLHFSAHRVSSQVCKLWRELIQSKDFYYHRKKYGFTHKVACLVQALPAESGSKPANQPRYAVSLFDTLSRSWDRLEQVPKYPDGLPMFCQITSTEGKVVVMGGLDPSSWEPVKDVFIYDFTTGEWSKCADMPSVRSFFAAAGLEGKVIVAGGHDASKNASNSAWVFDIKQNEWTELPGMNQRRDECEGIVIGSEFWVVSGYDTESQGNFKSSAEIYDVRSGGDWVVVEDAWRVRECPRSCVGDNKKELFRWGATQPTVRVGSCGVDLGNWSLLTGSAYQGAPHNFYLLDNNNNKNNNIISDDKFYGFVQSGCAVEI
- the LOC142552100 gene encoding patatin-like protein 3 yields the protein MHLLPPPRFLVVYTCQRPIYISALHRHLYIHSFSLPARKFCTKNLLLLFCFHPFSMAASLNHSNMDVDKLTNQIFSILENKFLFGYQNEAKHPYSVVPQVDTGKVRILSIDAGGSTDGILAAKALVHLEAFLKRKSGDPNAKIADYFDVVAGSDSGGVLGSLLFTRGKDGSPLLTSEESLRFMVEYVRKSPPGGVYRRFFRSEKSDKFLFHKVFGDLSLKDTLKAVLIPCYDLTTGAPFLFSRADAFEMDGCNFSMSSVCKATVAGHVVEVKSTDGRTKMAAVGGGVGMSNPTAAAITHVLNNKQEFPMCKGVEDLLVVSLGNGECSSECTSSSPSYMAAYVKIAGDGAADMVDQAVSMAFSRSKSTSCSNYIRIQGNGTAFNIEKNKKNRRNMELMADQILGQRNVESVLFKGKRSVEHTNLEKMEMLAGELIKEQERRKNSSLPTVVLKQSSSSPRTSSATTLSTLSSYIYN